A single window of uncultured Pseudodesulfovibrio sp. DNA harbors:
- a CDS encoding dinitrogenase iron-molybdenum cofactor biosynthesis protein: MKADSANLICLACYQDRLASVCENADGYKLFEIRDTKFYPAGLLSLPSKDPMDRTSAILACGVTVFLCGAICNQTRARLEEGGVTVLPWLTGTQDQILDGFLNKTLDDLVMPGTRI; the protein is encoded by the coding sequence ATGAAAGCAGATTCTGCAAATCTCATCTGCCTGGCGTGCTACCAGGACCGGTTGGCATCTGTGTGTGAAAACGCAGATGGATATAAGCTTTTTGAAATACGTGACACCAAATTTTACCCCGCAGGCCTCCTATCCCTTCCCTCAAAGGACCCTATGGACAGGACATCCGCCATATTGGCCTGCGGGGTAACTGTCTTTTTATGTGGTGCCATTTGTAATCAAACACGCGCCAGACTCGAAGAAGGTGGCGTCACCGTACTGCCATGGCTCACCGGCACCCAAGATCAAATTCTCGATGGATTTCTCAACAAAACTCTGGACGATCTGGTCATGCCGGGCACACGGATTTGA
- the ribB gene encoding 3,4-dihydroxy-2-butanone-4-phosphate synthase — protein sequence MNQSLLNQFGDPIQRVENALTALREGRGILVTDNEDRENEGDLIFAAETLTDDQMAMLIRECSGIVCLCLTDEKIRSLELPMMVDENSSQYQTAFTISIEAATGVTTGVSAADRVTTVKTAIAGSATPADIASPGHVFPLRARPGGVLERGGHTEATVDMTRLAGLEPCGVLCEVTNPDGTMARTPEIIDFGKKHNMPVCTVDDIVEYRKARKSEAA from the coding sequence ATGAATCAGTCTCTACTCAATCAGTTCGGCGATCCTATTCAGCGGGTCGAGAACGCACTCACGGCACTCCGTGAAGGTCGTGGTATTCTTGTCACGGATAACGAAGACCGTGAAAACGAAGGCGATCTTATCTTCGCCGCAGAAACCCTTACTGACGACCAGATGGCAATGCTCATTCGCGAATGTAGCGGTATTGTCTGTCTTTGCCTGACCGATGAAAAAATCCGGTCCCTTGAACTGCCCATGATGGTGGATGAAAACAGCAGCCAATATCAGACGGCGTTCACTATTTCCATTGAGGCGGCCACAGGTGTCACCACCGGCGTATCAGCGGCTGACCGTGTGACCACCGTCAAGACGGCCATTGCAGGAAGTGCTACCCCTGCAGATATCGCCAGTCCCGGCCATGTGTTTCCGCTTCGCGCTCGTCCCGGCGGAGTCCTTGAACGTGGCGGTCACACTGAAGCCACCGTGGACATGACCCGTCTGGCAGGTCTGGAACCCTGCGGCGTCCTTTGTGAAGTAACCAATCCTGACGGCACCATGGCCCGTACCCCGGAAATCATCGACTTCGGTAAGAAACACAATATGCCCGTCTGCACCGTGGACGACATCGTGGAATACCGCAAAGCTCGCAAAAGCGAGGCCGCTTAA
- a CDS encoding hydrogenase maturation nickel metallochaperone HypA codes for MSIVESILGILREEMVKYDGQRLKKVTIKNGQLAGAVSESLTFAWDALIPGGEFDGAELEIIEVPVKVACGECGEEFSPEHARCMPCPKCEALLGHHVLEGKELLIDSIEVDDQQ; via the coding sequence ATGTCAATAGTCGAATCCATCCTCGGCATCTTACGAGAAGAAATGGTCAAATATGACGGCCAGCGGCTCAAGAAAGTCACCATCAAAAACGGTCAATTGGCCGGAGCGGTGTCTGAATCCCTGACATTCGCCTGGGACGCACTCATCCCCGGCGGAGAATTTGATGGGGCTGAGCTTGAGATTATCGAGGTACCGGTCAAGGTCGCGTGCGGTGAGTGTGGCGAAGAGTTCAGCCCGGAGCATGCCAGGTGCATGCCCTGTCCGAAATGTGAGGCATTACTCGGCCACCACGTACTGGAAGGTAAAGAGCTACTGATCGATTCCATCGAAGTGGACGACCAGCAATAA
- a CDS encoding transporter substrate-binding domain-containing protein, which produces MGVRFFLFAVILVLLQVTPALSESIKVVTEEWPPYNQKVRGEVGGVVTEVVRATLDRAGFEYSIDIYPWARAYEMARTQKNVLVYSIFKLPSRESHFKWIKVEGLSIDMYLFSPKHRTDITITTLDEARKYRVGVTRETSTHHFLLSQGFKDGVNLFPVNCEQQNELKSSQNVGRIDLTTGDKLSLAHWLNQSGHSSDYWVPRVPLFTEDFYMAFGNETSDEVVEGVRRAFLEIREEGQLDAIVDKYWRMFE; this is translated from the coding sequence ATGGGCGTTCGGTTTTTTTTGTTCGCTGTTATTCTCGTTTTGCTGCAGGTGACACCAGCTTTGAGTGAAAGCATAAAGGTTGTGACCGAAGAGTGGCCACCATATAATCAAAAGGTCCGTGGCGAAGTCGGTGGTGTGGTGACAGAAGTTGTTCGAGCGACGTTGGATCGTGCCGGATTTGAGTACTCTATTGATATTTACCCGTGGGCTCGAGCGTATGAGATGGCCCGAACGCAGAAAAATGTCCTTGTTTATTCCATTTTCAAACTGCCGAGTAGAGAATCTCATTTCAAATGGATTAAGGTCGAAGGGTTATCCATTGATATGTATTTGTTCAGTCCGAAACATCGGACAGATATCACGATTACAACATTGGATGAGGCTCGAAAATACAGGGTCGGAGTAACTCGTGAGACGTCCACACACCATTTTTTACTTTCTCAGGGGTTTAAAGATGGAGTTAATCTGTTCCCCGTTAATTGTGAACAGCAGAATGAGTTGAAATCTTCCCAAAATGTCGGGCGCATAGATCTGACAACCGGAGATAAACTGTCGCTGGCCCATTGGCTTAATCAGTCTGGCCACTCTTCTGATTATTGGGTTCCCCGAGTACCTCTTTTTACAGAGGATTTTTACATGGCATTCGGCAATGAAACCTCTGACGAAGTCGTGGAAGGTGTGCGAAGGGCGTTTTTAGAAATTCGTGAAGAAGGGCAACTGGACGCTATCGTGGATAAGTACTGGCGTATGTTTGAATAG
- the ilvD gene encoding dihydroxy-acid dehydratase, producing the protein MRSKKMTGGLEKAPHRSLLYATGMSKEEMDRPLIGVCNAANEIIPGHVHLDTITEAVKRGIMLAGGTPMEFPAIGVCDGLAMNHEGMKMSLPSREIIADSVEIMATAHPFDAIVCIPNCDKIVPGMLMAILRLNIPAVVVSGGPMLAGRKKTADLINVFEGVGKVKAGTMTEEELGEFEQSACPTCGSCAGMFTANSMNCLSESIGLALPGNGTIPAVMSARVRLAKQAGMQVMEMLERDIKPRDIVTEKSVHNAVTMDMALGCSTNTTLHLPALFAEAGLDLNLEMFNEISKKTPNLCKLSPAGPHFMEDLNESGGIPGVMSELVKRDLLNLDVMTVTGKTLGENLKNLDAKVTNNDIVRPIDNPYSEEGGIAILYGNIAPEGCCVKQSAVAPEMMQNTGTAKVYTTEEDAVEAILGGKIVSGDVVVVLYEGPKGGPGMREMLTPTSAISGMGLGESVALLTDGRFSGGTRGAAIGHISPEAAAGGPCCLIQNGDKIEIDIPARKIHLLVDDAELEERRKTHVPVIKEVKSPFLRRYAKLVTSASRGAVYEK; encoded by the coding sequence ATGCGTAGTAAAAAAATGACTGGTGGATTGGAAAAGGCCCCGCACCGCTCGCTGTTGTATGCGACCGGGATGTCCAAGGAAGAAATGGACAGGCCGTTGATTGGCGTATGTAACGCAGCCAATGAGATTATTCCCGGTCATGTACACCTAGATACCATTACCGAAGCAGTGAAAAGGGGCATCATGCTGGCAGGTGGTACCCCTATGGAATTCCCGGCTATAGGGGTGTGTGACGGACTGGCAATGAACCATGAGGGCATGAAAATGTCCTTGCCGAGCCGTGAAATAATCGCCGATTCCGTGGAGATCATGGCGACCGCTCATCCTTTTGACGCAATCGTGTGTATTCCCAACTGTGACAAGATTGTTCCGGGTATGCTCATGGCTATCCTGCGATTGAATATCCCGGCGGTTGTCGTGTCTGGAGGCCCCATGCTGGCTGGCCGGAAGAAGACCGCCGACCTGATTAATGTTTTTGAAGGCGTAGGCAAGGTCAAGGCTGGCACCATGACCGAGGAAGAGCTTGGAGAATTCGAGCAGTCAGCCTGTCCGACCTGCGGTTCATGCGCGGGCATGTTCACGGCCAACTCCATGAACTGTCTGTCCGAGTCCATCGGGCTGGCCCTGCCCGGCAACGGCACCATCCCGGCTGTCATGTCGGCCCGTGTACGGCTGGCCAAACAGGCCGGTATGCAGGTTATGGAGATGCTGGAACGTGACATCAAGCCTCGTGATATCGTCACCGAAAAATCCGTGCATAACGCCGTGACCATGGATATGGCACTGGGCTGTTCCACCAACACGACGTTGCATCTGCCTGCGCTTTTTGCCGAGGCCGGTCTTGATCTGAATCTTGAGATGTTCAACGAGATCAGTAAAAAAACACCGAACCTGTGCAAATTGTCTCCGGCTGGTCCGCATTTCATGGAAGACCTGAACGAGTCCGGCGGTATTCCCGGCGTGATGTCCGAACTGGTCAAACGCGATCTGCTCAACTTGGATGTCATGACTGTTACGGGTAAGACACTGGGTGAAAACCTCAAGAATCTGGACGCCAAGGTGACGAATAATGATATCGTCCGGCCCATTGATAATCCGTATTCGGAAGAGGGCGGTATCGCCATCCTGTACGGTAATATCGCGCCAGAAGGATGCTGTGTGAAGCAATCTGCCGTTGCTCCTGAGATGATGCAGAATACCGGCACTGCCAAGGTCTATACGACAGAAGAAGATGCAGTCGAAGCCATCCTCGGTGGCAAAATCGTGTCCGGTGACGTGGTTGTCGTACTGTATGAAGGGCCCAAGGGCGGACCGGGAATGCGTGAAATGCTCACTCCCACCTCGGCTATTTCCGGCATGGGGCTTGGTGAGTCGGTGGCTTTGCTAACCGATGGCCGTTTTTCTGGTGGAACACGTGGCGCGGCTATCGGACATATCTCACCCGAAGCAGCAGCTGGCGGCCCTTGCTGTTTGATTCAGAATGGCGACAAAATCGAGATCGACATCCCGGCGCGGAAGATTCATCTGCTGGTGGATGATGCAGAACTGGAAGAGCGACGAAAAACTCATGTGCCTGTGATCAAGGAAGTGAAGTCCCCATTCCTGCGCCGTTACGCAAAATTGGTCACTTCAGCTTCACGTGGAGCGGTGTACGAAAAGTAA
- a CDS encoding HD-GYP domain-containing protein — MLAGNSFAEGGGGEKPLSARPDSAHFVTTVLHQFAESLGFAIDAKDPYTSMHSEEVAEVSHALALSMGLSPSEADIIHVAGHLHDIGKIGVPDSVLKKRGPLNASEWQSIRRHPKAGADILRPVSSLNNLGVVDMVLHHHERYDGTGYPHKLKGIQIPLGARIIAVADSLSAMLQDRPYRASKDFDSAKEEIVRCAGTQFDPRVVQAFERASDAIRGMVNVLSSSERVA, encoded by the coding sequence ATGCTTGCCGGCAATAGCTTTGCGGAAGGGGGAGGCGGAGAGAAGCCTCTTTCCGCACGGCCAGACTCTGCTCATTTTGTTACAACAGTTCTTCATCAATTTGCGGAGTCGCTTGGGTTCGCCATAGATGCCAAAGACCCATACACTTCAATGCATTCAGAGGAAGTGGCCGAAGTCTCACACGCTTTGGCTCTTTCCATGGGGCTGTCGCCAAGCGAAGCGGATATTATTCATGTGGCGGGACACCTGCATGATATCGGTAAGATCGGAGTGCCTGATTCCGTGTTGAAAAAACGGGGGCCTCTGAACGCAAGCGAATGGCAGTCTATTCGCAGACATCCAAAGGCTGGGGCTGATATTCTTCGTCCTGTATCATCTCTGAATAATCTTGGTGTAGTGGATATGGTACTGCACCACCATGAGCGGTATGACGGTACCGGATATCCCCATAAACTGAAGGGAATTCAAATTCCTTTGGGTGCGAGAATTATCGCTGTTGCGGATAGCTTGTCAGCCATGCTGCAGGATCGGCCTTATCGTGCCTCCAAGGATTTTGATTCGGCCAAAGAAGAAATTGTCAGATGTGCGGGGACACAATTTGATCCTCGTGTAGTTCAGGCGTTTGAAAGAGCGTCAGATGCGATACGAGGCATGGTTAATGTCCTTTCCTCCAGTGAAAGGGTTGCCTGA
- the hypB gene encoding hydrogenase nickel incorporation protein HypB codes for MSKEVTIVRNVLEANDRLADELQNKFRVKKILCLNLMSSPGAGKTTLLERTLTELKDEFKMAVIEGDLQTDNDAQRVAATGAQAVQINTEGGCHLDSGMVLDALKAIDTDGLDILFIENVGNLVCPAEFNVGEDFKVTLLSVAEGDDKPEKYPFMFHISAVMLLNKVDLLPYVDFDMDKAKNHATALNKEIEVMPISARSGENMDQWYNWLRAKRAEKM; via the coding sequence ATGTCCAAGGAAGTCACTATAGTTCGCAATGTGCTTGAGGCCAACGATCGTCTGGCCGACGAGCTGCAAAACAAATTTCGCGTCAAAAAAATCCTGTGCCTGAACCTCATGAGTTCTCCGGGCGCAGGCAAGACAACCCTTCTGGAACGAACCCTGACCGAGCTCAAAGACGAGTTCAAGATGGCCGTTATCGAAGGTGATCTGCAAACTGACAACGACGCTCAGCGTGTGGCCGCAACTGGCGCACAGGCTGTACAGATCAACACCGAGGGCGGTTGTCATCTGGATTCCGGCATGGTCCTGGATGCACTCAAGGCCATCGACACCGATGGTCTGGACATCCTGTTTATCGAAAATGTCGGCAATCTGGTCTGCCCTGCAGAATTCAACGTGGGTGAAGACTTCAAGGTGACATTGTTGTCAGTTGCCGAAGGTGACGACAAACCGGAGAAATATCCGTTCATGTTCCATATCTCCGCAGTCATGCTGCTCAACAAAGTGGACCTGCTCCCCTATGTTGATTTTGACATGGACAAAGCCAAGAACCACGCCACTGCCCTGAACAAGGAAATCGAGGTTATGCCTATTTCTGCCCGTTCGGGTGAAAACATGGATCAATGGTATAACTGGCTTCGCGCCAAGCGTGCTGAGAAAATGTAA
- a CDS encoding sigma 54-interacting transcriptional regulator, whose product MSFPSNLPLEDVFASIADGLFTVDTDWNITYFNEAAQRITGIGQDEAVGCKCWDVFRSSLCDGNCAIGQCMKTGGRIVNKSIFIVRNDGTTLPISISASTLRDSEGQMIGGVETFRDLTEIHAKRQQAKDVYRYENIVGRSQPLEKIFRILPRISESEATTLLLGQSGTGKELFARAIHNLSPRKNNPFVPVNCGALPDTLLESELFGYKKGAFTDARTDKPGRFEMADGGTVFLDEIGDMPGKLQVKLLRFLQDKMYEPLGGVAPIHADVRVIAATNKDLEQAVADGSFRQDLFYRLNVVTLTLPPLKKRHEDLPLLIDHFLGEFNAIQGKSIQGVSEDTLHILLHHEFPGNVRELENILEYAFILCREGLIQVEHLPEYLHPDNHDIHGPDPLRGSMDEIKRRAARHAVERNNGKKMAACRDLKITKDTLRKMLTESKD is encoded by the coding sequence ATGTCATTTCCATCCAACCTTCCTCTTGAGGACGTTTTCGCCTCCATCGCAGACGGTCTGTTCACCGTAGATACAGACTGGAATATCACGTATTTCAACGAGGCAGCCCAACGTATAACGGGTATCGGTCAGGATGAAGCGGTCGGATGCAAATGCTGGGACGTATTCCGTTCTTCTCTATGTGACGGCAATTGTGCCATCGGCCAATGTATGAAAACCGGTGGCCGCATCGTCAATAAATCCATTTTCATCGTCCGCAACGATGGCACGACCCTGCCCATATCCATTTCCGCCTCTACATTGCGCGACAGCGAAGGCCAGATGATCGGCGGTGTTGAGACCTTTCGCGACCTGACTGAAATCCATGCCAAACGCCAACAAGCCAAAGATGTTTACCGTTATGAAAATATAGTTGGTCGTAGTCAGCCCTTGGAAAAGATATTCCGCATCCTGCCCCGCATCAGTGAAAGCGAAGCAACGACGCTTCTTCTCGGCCAATCAGGTACTGGCAAGGAACTGTTTGCTCGAGCCATCCACAATTTGAGTCCACGCAAAAACAACCCATTTGTGCCTGTGAACTGCGGAGCACTGCCGGACACACTGCTTGAATCTGAACTGTTCGGATATAAAAAAGGCGCATTTACTGACGCTCGCACCGACAAACCTGGACGTTTTGAAATGGCGGATGGCGGCACTGTCTTCCTTGATGAAATCGGAGACATGCCGGGAAAACTTCAGGTCAAACTCCTCCGTTTCCTGCAAGATAAAATGTACGAACCGCTCGGAGGTGTCGCACCGATCCACGCCGATGTGCGTGTTATCGCTGCGACGAACAAAGATCTGGAACAGGCCGTTGCAGACGGCAGTTTCCGACAAGACCTGTTCTATCGACTCAATGTGGTCACTTTGACCCTGCCGCCCCTCAAGAAACGCCACGAAGACCTCCCCCTGCTCATCGACCACTTCCTCGGTGAATTCAATGCGATACAGGGCAAATCCATTCAGGGCGTTAGCGAAGACACCTTGCACATTCTGCTGCACCACGAATTCCCCGGCAATGTTCGCGAGTTGGAAAACATCCTTGAATATGCATTCATCCTCTGCCGCGAAGGACTCATTCAGGTGGAACACCTGCCGGAATACCTTCATCCCGACAACCATGACATTCACGGCCCTGACCCTTTACGCGGCTCCATGGATGAGATCAAACGTCGGGCTGCAAGACATGCCGTGGAGCGCAACAACGGCAAAAAGATGGCTGCCTGCCGTGATTTAAAAATTACTAAAGACACTCTTCGCAAGATGCTCACCGAGTCAAAAGACTAA
- a CDS encoding pyridoxal phosphate-dependent aminotransferase, which yields MQLISSQISGYMKRSSWIRKMFEEGIALKKQFGEDAVCDFSLGNPDLPPPAAIKNALNDLAEQADKPFFMGYMPNFGYPDVRQRLAEEVSKEQGVDVPADSLIITCGAAGALNSFFRAVLEPGDEVMSPAPFFVEYGFYCENYGASLVPVPAKPLTFELDLDAMDAAITDKTRVVLINSPNNPTGAVYSREELDGLAAILHKHNEGRDKPIFILSDEPYRFLAFDGVEVPSMLDVYPYSVVCSSFSKNLSMAGERIGYALVNPAMEDKDTLVGGIVLANRILGFVNAPALAQKILGKALGSSVDISIYDDRRKAMASVLDNAGCEYTMPKGAFYFFPKAPGGDDIEFCAALQEEKILAVPGTGFGCPGYIRLAFCVGEDVILRAKDGFARTMEKYK from the coding sequence ATGCAACTGATCTCATCCCAAATATCCGGCTACATGAAGCGGTCCTCATGGATTCGCAAAATGTTTGAGGAAGGAATTGCCCTGAAGAAACAATTCGGTGAAGACGCGGTCTGCGACTTCAGTTTGGGCAACCCCGATCTGCCGCCGCCTGCCGCGATCAAAAATGCTCTGAACGATTTGGCAGAACAGGCAGACAAGCCCTTCTTCATGGGCTACATGCCCAACTTCGGCTATCCTGACGTTCGTCAAAGACTGGCTGAAGAAGTCAGCAAGGAACAGGGCGTGGACGTTCCCGCTGATAGCTTGATTATCACCTGTGGCGCAGCCGGTGCACTCAACTCATTTTTCCGCGCCGTGCTGGAACCGGGCGATGAAGTCATGTCCCCGGCACCATTCTTTGTTGAGTATGGTTTCTATTGTGAAAATTACGGTGCATCTCTGGTCCCGGTCCCGGCCAAGCCTCTGACCTTTGAACTGGACCTTGATGCAATGGACGCCGCCATTACGGACAAAACCCGCGTGGTACTCATCAACTCACCCAACAACCCCACAGGTGCGGTCTACTCCCGCGAAGAGCTCGACGGTCTGGCCGCCATTCTTCACAAGCACAATGAAGGCCGCGACAAACCGATCTTCATCCTGTCTGACGAGCCTTACCGCTTTCTCGCCTTTGACGGCGTGGAGGTCCCGAGCATGCTGGATGTCTATCCGTATTCGGTGGTCTGCTCCTCCTTTTCCAAGAACCTGTCCATGGCTGGTGAGCGCATCGGCTATGCGCTGGTCAATCCGGCTATGGAGGACAAGGATACACTCGTCGGCGGTATTGTTCTCGCGAACCGCATCCTCGGTTTCGTCAACGCCCCGGCTTTGGCGCAAAAGATTCTCGGCAAAGCGTTGGGAAGCTCCGTGGACATCTCAATTTATGACGACCGCCGCAAAGCCATGGCCTCAGTTCTGGACAATGCAGGATGTGAGTACACCATGCCCAAAGGCGCTTTCTACTTTTTCCCAAAAGCACCGGGTGGAGATGACATCGAATTCTGCGCGGCCTTGCAGGAAGAAAAGATTCTGGCCGTTCCAGGGACCGGTTTTGGTTGTCCCGGCTACATCAGACTCGCTTTCTGCGTGGGTGAAGATGTTATTCTGCGAGCCAAAGACGGCTTTGCCCGAACCATGGAAAAATACAAATAG
- a CDS encoding PAS domain S-box protein: MDTATNATESQAIIEAQQTRIAELESELGKYQGVLDAMSDGILILQDTFFDCNKSACRIWKADKGQILGRSPAEFAPEKQPNGRDSHLMAQEKIRAAADGTPQRFFWKDKQGDGTLIDTEVSLKAVDINNEQYVVATIRDITEDLRRERKRTILYDRMEGIIEKRTEELKSSHDALKDERFYRTQVEDDLERADMELNQVFETSVDGLIVTDNKKNILKINRAFSELSGHGHDDIESKKCFEVFPCQGCDGVHCMASARLMGRDRADYETDCRDASGKTIPCSLTATKLKDSDGVPIGMVVSYRNITDYRQWVEALQHSEALHRITLASISDAVFITDDDGHFIYISPSVKTVFGYTEHEVRWFDEISALLGENFYDRARLAAFGEIRNIELSVCDKLGREHELMVNVKKVSIQNGTTLITCRDITEKREAEHEANLKQEQLVQAGKMVSLGILVSGVAHEVNNPNNYIMLNSQLLSRMWAGAIPALDRYYDDNGDFTLGGLKYSQARDRVPRLFDSVLEGSERIKRIVKDLKDYARHDSTEMDQAVFINSVLKHSLNLLANQIKQATYNFEVQYAHGRPMVRGNYQKIEQVIINLVQNSCEALPEKNCAITVVTRLDAESGRTVVEVVDEGTGISKTDLPHVTDPFFTTKRDIGGTGLGLSVSHKIVSEHNGTLEFLPRTGKGTRAVLTLPAEPHSS; the protein is encoded by the coding sequence ATGGATACGGCAACCAACGCGACGGAGTCGCAGGCAATTATCGAGGCGCAGCAAACACGCATCGCAGAGCTTGAGTCGGAACTGGGCAAGTATCAGGGCGTGCTTGATGCCATGTCCGATGGCATTCTCATTCTGCAAGATACCTTTTTTGATTGTAATAAAAGCGCGTGTCGCATTTGGAAGGCGGACAAAGGGCAGATTCTCGGCCGTTCTCCTGCGGAATTCGCCCCGGAAAAACAGCCCAATGGTCGCGATTCTCATCTCATGGCGCAGGAAAAGATACGGGCTGCAGCCGATGGAACCCCTCAACGTTTTTTTTGGAAGGACAAACAGGGTGACGGCACACTCATTGATACGGAAGTGTCACTTAAAGCAGTCGATATTAATAATGAACAATACGTTGTCGCGACCATTCGTGATATTACAGAAGATTTGCGCCGGGAGCGTAAACGCACCATTCTGTATGATCGTATGGAAGGGATTATTGAAAAACGCACCGAAGAACTAAAGTCTTCGCACGATGCACTCAAGGATGAACGTTTTTATCGGACTCAGGTTGAGGATGATCTCGAACGGGCAGACATGGAACTCAACCAAGTGTTTGAAACCTCGGTGGATGGATTGATCGTCACCGACAATAAGAAAAACATTCTCAAGATCAACCGCGCCTTTTCCGAATTGTCCGGTCACGGACACGATGATATTGAAAGCAAAAAATGTTTTGAAGTTTTTCCCTGTCAGGGGTGTGACGGTGTTCACTGTATGGCCTCGGCACGACTGATGGGACGCGATCGGGCCGACTATGAAACGGATTGTCGAGACGCTTCGGGTAAAACCATCCCCTGCTCACTCACCGCCACCAAGCTCAAGGATTCGGACGGTGTTCCCATCGGCATGGTGGTGAGTTATCGAAACATTACCGATTATCGGCAGTGGGTTGAAGCGTTGCAGCACTCTGAGGCATTGCACCGTATCACTTTGGCCAGTATTTCAGATGCCGTATTTATCACCGATGACGACGGGCATTTTATTTATATCAGTCCCAGTGTGAAGACCGTGTTTGGCTATACCGAGCATGAAGTGCGTTGGTTCGACGAGATTTCTGCGTTACTTGGTGAGAATTTCTATGATCGTGCTCGACTGGCCGCGTTCGGTGAGATTCGCAATATTGAGTTGTCCGTCTGTGACAAGTTGGGCCGTGAGCATGAGCTGATGGTCAACGTCAAAAAAGTCTCCATTCAGAACGGAACCACGCTTATCACTTGCCGTGATATTACGGAAAAGCGTGAGGCCGAGCACGAAGCTAATCTCAAACAGGAGCAATTGGTACAGGCGGGCAAGATGGTCAGTCTCGGTATCCTTGTGTCGGGTGTGGCACATGAGGTCAATAATCCGAATAATTACATCATGCTTAATTCCCAATTACTCTCTCGCATGTGGGCCGGAGCCATTCCCGCATTAGATCGATATTATGACGACAACGGGGATTTCACTCTCGGTGGCCTTAAATACAGTCAGGCCCGTGATCGGGTGCCGCGTTTGTTTGACAGTGTTTTGGAAGGCTCGGAACGGATTAAACGAATCGTCAAAGACCTCAAGGATTATGCACGCCATGATTCCACGGAAATGGATCAGGCTGTTTTTATCAATTCCGTGCTCAAGCATTCACTGAATTTGTTGGCGAATCAGATCAAGCAGGCCACCTACAATTTTGAGGTACAGTATGCTCATGGTCGCCCGATGGTGCGAGGTAATTATCAGAAAATTGAACAGGTAATCATCAATCTCGTGCAAAATTCTTGTGAAGCCCTGCCTGAAAAGAATTGCGCTATCACCGTGGTTACCCGGTTGGATGCAGAGAGTGGTCGCACGGTCGTCGAGGTCGTGGATGAAGGAACCGGTATTTCCAAAACCGATTTGCCCCATGTGACCGATCCGTTTTTCACGACCAAACGGGACATCGGTGGCACCGGACTGGGATTGTCCGTTTCCCACAAGATCGTGAGCGAGCATAATGGCACTTTGGAATTTCTCCCTCGAACCGGTAAGGGGACACGGGCTGTTTTGACCCTGCCAGCCGAACCTCATTCTAGTTAG
- a CDS encoding Mrp/NBP35 family ATP-binding protein: protein MSECEGCSSAAPDGSCTSTTGCDNPEELKLQQTLGRIKHKIVVMSGKGGVGKSTVATNIAVALSLAGKKVGLLDVDVHGPSLPRMLSLKGQRPHMGDRTMEPVPWSKNLSVMSLGFLLEDDRQAVIWRGPVKMGLIKQFVEDVMWGDLDYLVVDCPPGTGDEPLSTLQTLGPTAMGVIVTTPQGVAIDDVRRSVSFVGEVGNRVLGIIENMSGFACPDCGAVHDIFKSGGGEALAKEAGVQFLGRIPLDPAVANSGDEGYPFLKVHRDTATGKALEQVIQPMLALPDPPKA from the coding sequence ATGAGTGAATGCGAAGGATGCTCTTCTGCCGCACCTGACGGGAGCTGTACGAGCACGACTGGTTGTGACAACCCCGAAGAATTGAAACTGCAACAGACCCTTGGCCGCATCAAGCATAAGATTGTGGTCATGTCCGGCAAGGGTGGCGTTGGCAAATCTACTGTCGCCACCAACATTGCCGTAGCCCTGTCGCTGGCTGGCAAAAAAGTCGGCCTGCTTGACGTTGATGTCCACGGTCCGAGCTTGCCTCGCATGCTCTCCCTGAAAGGCCAAAGGCCGCATATGGGTGACCGCACCATGGAACCGGTCCCCTGGAGTAAGAATCTCTCGGTCATGTCTCTTGGCTTCCTGCTCGAAGACGACCGTCAGGCCGTTATCTGGCGTGGTCCAGTCAAAATGGGACTGATCAAACAATTTGTTGAAGACGTCATGTGGGGCGATCTGGATTATCTGGTCGTAGATTGCCCCCCAGGCACCGGAGACGAACCTCTGTCCACTCTGCAGACCCTCGGACCCACGGCCATGGGCGTCATTGTCACTACCCCGCAAGGCGTGGCCATTGACGATGTCCGCCGCTCCGTCTCCTTTGTGGGAGAAGTCGGCAACCGTGTACTCGGCATCATCGAGAACATGTCCGGTTTCGCCTGCCCTGATTGTGGCGCTGTTCATGATATCTTCAAATCCGGTGGAGGCGAAGCACTGGCCAAAGAAGCGGGCGTCCAATTCCTGGGCCGCATCCCGCTTGACCCGGCAGTCGCCAATTCCGGTGACGAAGGGTATCCTTTCCTGAAAGTCCACCGTGACACCGCTACAGGCAAAGCTTTGGAACAGGTCATCCAGCCCATGCTGGCTCTACCAGATCCGCCCAAAGCGTAA